The DNA sequence ATTGAAAGATAATTTTTTCGTTAGCTTGAACTTGAATAATTCGGAAATTGATAATATTTTTGCGGCATGATGAATAAAAATTATGAAATCGATAATGTAGATATGAAGATCCTTTCTCTGCTGACAGAGGATGCGAAGATGCCATATACCGAAGTGGCTAAGCGCGTTTTCGTTTCAGGAGGGACAGTACACGTTCGTATGAGAAAATTGGAGGAAATGGGCATTGTAAGGGGAACGACCCTGGATATGGACTACTCCAAGATGGGTTATGACATCACTGCATTTTTGGGTATCTATTTGGAAAAGTCGTCTCTT is a window from the Persicobacter psychrovividus genome containing:
- a CDS encoding Lrp/AsnC ligand binding domain-containing protein; the protein is MNKNYEIDNVDMKILSLLTEDAKMPYTEVAKRVFVSGGTVHVRMRKLEEMGIVRGTTLDMDYSKMGYDITAFLGIYLEKSSLYDSVIERLVQISEIVTIHYTTGNYNIFVKMHCRDTMHLKNTLHDKIQQIEGIERTETIISLEESMNRHIKFGE